From the genome of Paraburkholderia flava, one region includes:
- a CDS encoding sensor histidine kinase — protein MPFASTFLSLRDSARSNLLARRLAYVLLLSCALGSCFWVVSRSVTLGSSLFTANAIGFSAFVFGRLLARLTGGRFAVAVRALIVAPLSVIVGTKLAALGGNDGAIRLLHSTPAQWIALAPTFLVVAIAYAFATVHIQSLQVRTALEKQRREAAELRQSETAARLALLQAQIEPHFLFNTLANVRSLIERDQAGASAMLDHLNRYLRASLGRTRKPVSSLEEELELIDALLSIAAMRLGDRLRYSVDLPHALRQLPLPPLLLQPLVENALIHGIEPAIEGGDIRIEIAREADMLSLAVIDTGVGLGKVSTLHGGVGLANVRARLAALYGDAARLSIESNATRGVTARLLLPLH, from the coding sequence ATGCCCTTCGCTTCGACCTTTCTTTCGCTCAGAGATTCGGCACGCAGCAATCTGCTCGCGCGGAGACTGGCATACGTGCTGTTGCTGAGTTGTGCGCTCGGGTCGTGCTTCTGGGTGGTGTCGCGAAGCGTGACGCTCGGGTCGTCGCTGTTCACGGCGAACGCTATCGGCTTCAGCGCATTCGTGTTCGGACGGTTGCTCGCCAGATTGACCGGCGGCCGCTTTGCGGTCGCGGTACGCGCATTGATCGTCGCGCCGCTCAGCGTGATCGTCGGCACCAAACTGGCTGCGCTGGGCGGCAACGACGGCGCGATACGTCTGCTGCACAGCACGCCCGCCCAATGGATTGCGCTTGCGCCGACGTTCCTGGTCGTCGCGATCGCTTACGCGTTCGCGACCGTGCACATCCAGTCGCTGCAGGTGCGCACCGCGCTCGAAAAACAGCGGCGTGAAGCGGCTGAACTGCGACAGTCGGAAACCGCCGCACGGCTCGCGTTGCTGCAGGCGCAGATCGAACCGCATTTTCTGTTCAACACGCTCGCCAACGTGCGCAGCCTGATCGAACGCGACCAGGCCGGCGCATCGGCGATGCTCGATCATCTGAACCGCTATCTGCGCGCGAGCCTCGGACGTACGCGCAAACCGGTTTCGTCGCTGGAGGAGGAGCTGGAACTGATCGACGCGTTACTGTCGATTGCCGCAATGCGGCTCGGCGATCGTCTGCGCTACTCGGTCGATCTGCCGCATGCGTTGCGCCAGTTGCCGCTGCCGCCGCTGTTGCTACAACCGCTCGTCGAAAACGCGCTGATTCACGGCATCGAACCGGCGATCGAAGGCGGCGACATCCGCATCGAAATCGCACGGGAAGCAGACATGCTGAGCCTCGCGGTCATCGATACCGGCGTAGGGCTCGGCAAGGTCAGCACGTTGCACGGCGGCGTCGGGCTCGCGAACGTGCGGGCCCGCCTGGCCGCGCTGTACGGCGATGCCGCGCGACTATCGATCGAATCGAACGCCACGCGCGGCGTCACCGCGCGTCTTCTCCTTCCCCTGCACTGA
- a CDS encoding LytR/AlgR family response regulator transcription factor: protein MPTALIADDEPNLSTELAARLAHFWPELDIVGMPRNGVDALAQINAKQPDFAFLDIRMPGLDGLQIAQSVPHLRIVFVTAYDEYAVRAFDIAAADYLMKPLTDDRLLKCIAKLQRGSRPARDEETLTAAGALNDAPLIQWLTVGHRDATHLVSIDDVHYFQATDKYTEVVTATHRHIIRTPLKELLSRLDPTRFVQVHRSVIVSLAQIERIERDLLGRQRIHLRQHDETLPVSRSYGAVFRQM from the coding sequence ATGCCCACCGCCCTCATCGCCGACGACGAACCGAACCTCTCGACCGAGCTCGCCGCGCGCCTCGCGCATTTCTGGCCGGAACTCGACATCGTCGGGATGCCGCGCAACGGCGTGGACGCGCTCGCGCAGATCAACGCGAAGCAACCCGACTTCGCGTTTCTCGACATCCGCATGCCGGGGCTCGACGGATTGCAGATCGCGCAGTCGGTGCCGCATCTGCGCATCGTGTTCGTCACGGCTTACGACGAATATGCGGTGCGTGCATTCGATATCGCTGCGGCCGACTATCTGATGAAGCCACTCACCGACGACCGACTGCTGAAATGCATCGCGAAGCTGCAACGCGGCAGCCGCCCGGCACGCGACGAAGAAACGCTAACCGCTGCGGGCGCGCTCAACGATGCGCCGCTGATTCAATGGCTCACCGTCGGACATCGCGACGCGACGCACCTCGTGTCTATCGACGACGTCCACTACTTCCAGGCCACCGACAAGTACACCGAAGTCGTCACCGCGACGCACCGTCACATCATCCGCACGCCGCTGAAGGAACTGCTGTCGCGCCTCGACCCGACGCGTTTCGTGCAGGTGCATCGCAGCGTGATCGTGTCGCTGGCGCAGATCGAACGTATCGAGCGCGATCTGCTCGGACGGCAACGCATTCATTTGCGGCAGCATGACGAGACGCTGCCGGTGAGCCGGAGTTATGGGGCGGTGTTCCGGCAGATGTGA
- a CDS encoding NIPSNAP family protein, with product MTITCFIRYEIDPFRKDLFKTYADNWASIIPRCGGHLLGYFLPHEGTNYEAWGLVAFADLAAYEIYRKRLKEDEKACANFAFAVRERFILKEERTFPEVVDSTWLKAPVAPA from the coding sequence ATGACGATCACCTGCTTTATCCGCTATGAAATCGATCCGTTCAGGAAGGACCTGTTCAAGACGTATGCGGACAACTGGGCAAGCATCATTCCTCGCTGTGGTGGTCATCTGCTGGGCTATTTTCTGCCGCACGAGGGCACCAATTACGAAGCGTGGGGGCTCGTCGCGTTTGCCGATCTCGCGGCCTATGAGATCTACCGGAAGCGATTGAAGGAAGACGAGAAGGCGTGCGCGAACTTCGCGTTTGCGGTGCGTGAGCGGTTTATTCTGAAAGAGGAGAGGACTTTTCCGGAGGTCGTCGATTCGACCTGGTTGAAGGCGCCGGTAGCGCCTGCATAA
- a CDS encoding sulfonate ABC transporter substrate-binding protein, translating to MTRFRSTSRRGFIGTGLAALALGATLPGARAQGANASTGRVLRIGYQKGSLSILKARGTLEKRLAASGTRVEWTEFPSGPPQLEALNVGSIDFGDVGEAPPIFAQAAGAPIVYYGQTAKRPASEAVIVPANSPITSIRDLKGKRIALTKGSNTHFLLVRLLAAAKLDYRDVTPVWLSPSDARAAFETRAVDAWAIWDPFLAVAQKTANARIVADGTGVVGNRAYYFTSQRYAEKNDDVLRVALAELIALDKWIESNRSAAADEFSRLWGLPHDVVDVALQRLRYGVEPISRDALADQQRIADAFLQLKLLPKAIEVARAAPPGLA from the coding sequence ATGACGCGTTTTAGATCGACGAGCCGTCGCGGCTTCATCGGCACCGGACTCGCCGCGCTTGCGCTGGGCGCAACGCTACCGGGCGCGCGTGCGCAGGGCGCAAACGCATCGACCGGACGCGTGCTGCGCATCGGTTATCAGAAGGGATCGCTCAGCATCCTGAAGGCGCGCGGCACGCTCGAAAAGCGGCTCGCCGCGAGCGGCACCCGAGTCGAATGGACCGAGTTTCCGTCAGGGCCGCCGCAGCTCGAAGCGCTCAACGTCGGGTCGATCGATTTCGGCGACGTCGGCGAAGCGCCGCCGATTTTCGCGCAGGCGGCCGGCGCGCCGATCGTCTATTACGGGCAGACCGCGAAGCGTCCAGCGAGCGAGGCCGTGATCGTGCCGGCGAATTCGCCGATTACGTCGATTCGGGATTTGAAGGGCAAGCGGATTGCGCTCACCAAAGGCTCGAATACGCACTTCCTGTTGGTGCGATTGCTGGCGGCCGCGAAGCTCGACTATCGCGACGTGACACCGGTATGGCTATCGCCGTCCGATGCGCGCGCCGCATTCGAAACGCGCGCCGTCGATGCATGGGCTATCTGGGATCCGTTTCTCGCCGTCGCGCAGAAGACGGCGAACGCGCGCATCGTCGCCGACGGCACCGGCGTGGTCGGCAATCGCGCGTACTACTTCACGTCGCAGCGCTATGCCGAGAAAAACGACGACGTGCTGCGCGTCGCGCTCGCGGAACTGATCGCGCTCGACAAGTGGATCGAGTCGAACCGCTCTGCAGCCGCCGACGAATTCTCGCGGTTGTGGGGGCTACCGCACGATGTCGTCGACGTGGCATTGCAGCGTCTGCGTTATGGCGTCGAGCCGATTTCGCGCGACGCGCTCGCCGATCAGCAGCGGATCGCCGATGCGTTTCTGCAGTTGAAGCTGTTGCCGAAGGCGATTGAAGTTGCGCGCGCTGCGCCGCCGGGGTTGGCGTAA
- a CDS encoding DKNYY domain-containing protein, producing the protein MKIPRLRTLIIGVLLLAIASGLIAFLGSVFSSDGGYQSAGYRDASGQYEVGICHETRHGKFTQPGQVTWTQGKTQTCAANTRFLSKNYVVQKDLVYWMTSYSYMDILSRGSPEVQREDRDLTLMTTLTPAFHRIPNDGVASHEDWQRDQFEYFAADDSSVYFENKKIEGADPKDFSLVFPFKEEQWRNFHFSRSRGKLFVNGEPMPEIDFAHFELLKFVSQPGRGIDYGFDATLTIDPNSGSFGMNGMLARTGNDLVYLRLDGAAVFKDMAPPDAFTFIEPKHMYFSRGDQFYEVGWDEDEHTGRIAGVDADTINRRYKAELDAPSDGRGN; encoded by the coding sequence ATGAAAATACCCCGGCTTCGTACGCTGATCATAGGTGTCTTGCTGCTGGCGATCGCCAGCGGGCTTATTGCATTCCTTGGATCGGTATTCAGCAGCGATGGCGGATACCAGAGTGCCGGATACCGGGATGCGTCCGGGCAATACGAAGTGGGTATCTGTCATGAGACGCGCCACGGCAAATTCACCCAGCCGGGTCAGGTGACCTGGACGCAGGGAAAAACCCAGACCTGTGCGGCGAATACGCGCTTCCTCTCGAAGAACTATGTGGTGCAGAAAGATCTTGTCTACTGGATGACCAGCTATTCCTATATGGACATTCTTTCTCGCGGCAGTCCGGAGGTTCAACGTGAAGACCGCGATTTGACACTGATGACTACGCTCACACCGGCATTCCACCGTATTCCGAACGACGGTGTGGCATCCCACGAAGATTGGCAGCGCGACCAGTTCGAATATTTCGCGGCAGACGACTCGTCCGTGTATTTCGAAAACAAGAAAATCGAAGGCGCTGACCCGAAGGATTTCTCCCTTGTTTTTCCATTCAAGGAGGAACAGTGGCGCAATTTTCATTTCTCGCGCAGCCGCGGAAAGCTGTTTGTGAATGGCGAACCGATGCCGGAGATCGATTTCGCCCACTTCGAATTATTGAAGTTTGTCAGCCAGCCGGGGCGCGGCATCGACTATGGGTTTGACGCGACACTCACGATCGACCCGAATTCCGGTTCGTTCGGAATGAACGGCATGCTCGCACGAACAGGAAATGATCTCGTGTATCTGCGTCTCGACGGCGCGGCAGTGTTCAAGGACATGGCACCTCCAGATGCGTTTACTTTCATTGAGCCGAAGCATATGTATTTTTCGCGCGGCGACCAGTTCTATGAGGTAGGTTGGGATGAGGACGAACATACTGGGAGGATTGCCGGTGTCGATGCGGATACGATCAACCGCCGCTATAAAGCCGAACTCGACGCCCCTTCCGACGGGAGAGGGAACTAG
- the leuA gene encoding 2-isopropylmalate synthase produces the protein MLKNPAVKYRPFTPVNLPDRTWPSRTITRAPIWMSTDLRDGNQALFEPMNAQRKMRMFKTLVAIGFKEIEVAFPSASQTDFNFVRELIEGGHIPDDVTIEVLTQARDDLIERTFESLRGVPRAIVHLYNATAPEFRKMVFGLDRDGVKALAVNAARTVKRLADAATDTQFTLQYSPETFTATELDFAKEVCDAVFDVWQPTPQRKAIVNLPATVEVGTPNFYADQIEWMHRNLARRDSLIVSVHPHNDRGTAVAAAELAVMAGADRVEGCLFGNGERTGNVDLVTLALNLYSQGVDPGLDFSNVNEVARTAEECTQLPVHPRHPYVGDLVFTAFSGSHQDAIKKGFAQQKPDAIWEMPYLPVDPSDLGRTYDSIIRVNSQSGKGGIAYLLEQSYGIVLPRRLQVDFSAAVQRLTDDSGHEVTPQQIFTLFEREYVDSNTPVRYVSHSLTEQGGRERIRLTVDLHGERTVVSGEGNGPLDALMHALRTPVRIQHYEERALTQGADARAIAIAEMAGSHVVGNAFGVSVDANLVTASIRAVISGINRAYARCEHDAQQHFFDAVLREANDADAHRQAAVNEE, from the coding sequence ATGTTGAAGAACCCTGCCGTCAAATACCGCCCCTTTACGCCCGTCAATTTGCCGGACCGCACGTGGCCCTCGCGCACCATCACGCGTGCGCCGATCTGGATGAGCACCGATCTGCGCGACGGCAACCAGGCGCTGTTCGAACCGATGAATGCGCAGCGCAAGATGCGCATGTTCAAGACGCTGGTGGCGATCGGCTTCAAGGAAATCGAGGTCGCGTTTCCGTCTGCATCGCAGACCGATTTCAACTTCGTGCGCGAACTGATCGAGGGCGGTCACATTCCCGACGACGTGACGATCGAAGTGCTCACGCAGGCGCGCGACGATCTGATCGAGCGCACGTTCGAATCGCTGCGCGGCGTGCCGCGCGCGATCGTCCATCTGTACAACGCGACCGCGCCGGAATTCCGCAAGATGGTGTTCGGACTCGACCGCGACGGCGTGAAGGCGCTCGCAGTGAACGCGGCGCGCACCGTGAAGCGTCTCGCGGATGCCGCGACCGACACGCAATTCACGCTGCAATACAGCCCCGAAACGTTCACCGCGACTGAACTCGATTTCGCGAAGGAAGTCTGCGATGCCGTGTTCGACGTATGGCAACCGACGCCGCAACGCAAAGCGATCGTCAACCTGCCGGCCACCGTCGAAGTGGGCACGCCGAATTTCTACGCGGACCAGATCGAGTGGATGCATCGCAACCTCGCGCGCCGCGATTCGTTGATCGTGTCGGTGCATCCGCATAACGATCGCGGCACCGCCGTCGCCGCCGCAGAACTCGCGGTGATGGCCGGCGCGGATCGCGTCGAAGGCTGTCTGTTCGGCAACGGCGAGCGCACCGGCAACGTCGATCTCGTCACGCTCGCGCTGAACCTGTACTCGCAGGGCGTCGATCCGGGCCTCGACTTCTCGAACGTCAACGAAGTCGCGCGCACCGCCGAGGAATGCACGCAGTTGCCGGTGCATCCGCGTCATCCGTATGTCGGCGATCTCGTGTTTACCGCTTTCTCCGGTTCGCATCAGGACGCGATCAAGAAAGGCTTCGCGCAGCAAAAGCCCGACGCGATCTGGGAAATGCCGTACCTGCCGGTCGATCCGAGCGATCTCGGCCGCACGTACGATTCGATCATTCGCGTGAACAGTCAGTCGGGCAAGGGCGGCATCGCGTATCTGCTCGAACAGTCGTACGGCATCGTGCTGCCGCGCCGGTTGCAGGTCGATTTCAGCGCGGCCGTGCAGCGCCTCACCGACGACAGCGGCCACGAAGTCACCCCGCAGCAGATTTTCACGCTGTTCGAGCGCGAATACGTCGATTCGAACACGCCGGTGCGCTACGTGTCGCACAGTCTCACCGAGCAGGGGGGGCGCGAGCGCATCCGGTTGACGGTCGACCTTCACGGCGAACGGACGGTCGTCAGCGGCGAGGGCAATGGCCCGCTCGATGCATTGATGCACGCACTGCGCACGCCCGTGCGAATCCAGCATTACGAAGAACGCGCGCTCACGCAGGGTGCGGACGCGCGTGCGATCGCGATCGCGGAGATGGCGGGCAGCCATGTGGTCGGTAACGCGTTCGGCGTCAGTGTCGATGCGAATCTGGTGACGGCGTCGATCCGCGCGGTGATCAGCGGTATCAACCGTGCATATGCGCGCTGCGAGCACGATGCGCAGCAGCATTTCTTCGATGCGGTACTGCGTGAAGCGAATGATGCCGATGCGCATCGGCAAGCGGCGGTGAATGAAGAGTAA
- a CDS encoding SpoIIE family protein phosphatase has protein sequence MASIEQLYSVLATASSDQQDAAQPALVVHAGQIAVDTPAVASDMTNAELQNWFLEEQEVEAVAIVKDNVPVALVNRNVFMEQYGRPFSREVFGKRSCLSFANQEPLVVGDDTPIEMVVRAAVEPDSRVMKDGFICNRNGQYFGIGSGMALIRAMSDIEAAKTRQLLSSIEYASAIQQSNLRNSQTELAACLPSARLEWLPRDVVGGDCYFFRATRNGLFGAIVDCTGHGVPGAFMTLITLSFLENRVTTGSEEPDPAVVLSDLNSYIKKVLGQQASAKSGDAAHVVREGKSDDGLDAFMFVLTGNGLDLQYASARLEMAVLDGAAGPADSTDVQILEGDRMGVGYSDTPDDFAFTTRNHTLKPNYRAFITTDGVIDQVGGPKKIAHGRKRLYKLFAERRDELPQQFGDTLLDSFAQWQGDQHRRDDVCFFVFTNEV, from the coding sequence ATGGCAAGCATCGAACAGCTGTACAGCGTGCTGGCAACCGCCAGTTCCGATCAACAGGACGCCGCGCAACCCGCGCTCGTCGTCCACGCAGGGCAGATCGCGGTCGACACGCCCGCGGTCGCGTCCGACATGACCAACGCGGAACTGCAGAACTGGTTTCTCGAAGAGCAGGAGGTCGAAGCCGTCGCGATCGTCAAAGACAACGTGCCCGTCGCGCTCGTGAACCGCAACGTGTTCATGGAGCAATACGGTCGTCCGTTCAGCCGCGAAGTGTTCGGCAAGCGTAGCTGTCTGTCGTTTGCGAACCAGGAGCCGCTGGTCGTCGGCGACGACACGCCGATCGAAATGGTCGTGCGCGCCGCCGTCGAACCCGACTCGCGCGTGATGAAAGACGGCTTCATCTGCAATCGCAACGGCCAGTATTTCGGCATCGGCAGCGGGATGGCGCTGATCCGCGCGATGTCGGACATCGAAGCTGCGAAGACGCGTCAACTGCTGTCGAGCATCGAATACGCGTCCGCAATCCAGCAATCGAACCTGCGCAACTCGCAGACCGAACTCGCCGCGTGCCTGCCGTCCGCACGCCTCGAATGGCTGCCGCGCGATGTCGTCGGCGGCGACTGCTACTTCTTTCGCGCGACGCGCAACGGGCTGTTCGGCGCGATCGTCGACTGTACCGGTCACGGCGTGCCGGGCGCGTTCATGACGCTGATCACGCTGTCGTTCCTCGAAAATCGCGTGACGACGGGCAGCGAAGAACCGGACCCCGCCGTCGTGCTGTCCGATCTCAATAGCTACATCAAGAAGGTGTTGGGCCAGCAGGCGTCGGCGAAAAGCGGCGACGCAGCGCACGTGGTCCGCGAAGGCAAATCGGACGACGGCCTCGACGCGTTCATGTTCGTGCTGACCGGCAATGGCCTCGATCTGCAATACGCGAGCGCTCGCCTTGAAATGGCGGTGCTCGACGGCGCTGCCGGTCCCGCCGATTCAACCGACGTCCAGATTCTCGAAGGCGACCGGATGGGTGTCGGCTACAGCGACACGCCCGACGATTTCGCATTCACGACGCGCAACCATACGCTGAAGCCGAACTATCGCGCGTTCATCACGACCGACGGCGTGATCGATCAGGTCGGTGGCCCGAAGAAAATCGCGCATGGCCGCAAGCGTCTGTACAAGCTGTTCGCCGAACGTCGCGACGAGTTGCCGCAGCAGTTCGGCGACACGCTGCTCGACAGCTTCGCGCAATGGCAAGGCGACCAGCACCGTCGCGACGACGTGTGCTTCTTCGTATTCACGAACGAGGTCTGA
- a CDS encoding SiaB family protein kinase: MDFRAFETFSDAAGDAGMVYYYAGHFDEDVRRALSANLKSRLEVEGVGSPAKRKLFSTFMEMAQNVLHYGGCVDTPDNAERAGPEKPGAIAVGRDATSYWIVCSNLVPVEHMSRIAGKLDQLKQMSLDEIKTAYREQLANDEHAETDTVSKGAGLGLLTIARDSIQPVEYAFRNDESSGGRFARFTIKAFV, from the coding sequence ATGGATTTCCGCGCTTTCGAAACCTTCAGCGACGCCGCCGGCGACGCGGGGATGGTCTATTACTACGCCGGACACTTCGACGAAGACGTACGGCGCGCGCTGTCCGCGAATCTGAAGAGCCGGCTCGAAGTAGAAGGCGTCGGCAGCCCCGCGAAACGCAAGCTGTTCTCGACGTTCATGGAAATGGCGCAGAACGTATTGCATTACGGCGGCTGCGTCGACACGCCAGACAACGCCGAACGCGCAGGCCCCGAGAAACCCGGCGCGATCGCGGTAGGACGCGACGCGACGTCGTACTGGATCGTCTGCAGCAATCTCGTGCCGGTCGAACACATGTCGCGCATCGCGGGCAAGCTCGATCAGTTGAAGCAGATGTCGCTCGACGAGATCAAGACCGCCTACCGCGAACAGCTCGCGAACGACGAACACGCGGAAACCGATACGGTCAGCAAAGGCGCGGGACTCGGCCTGCTGACCATCGCCCGCGACAGCATCCAGCCGGTCGAATACGCGTTCCGCAACGACGAATCGTCGGGCGGCCGTTTCGCCCGCTTCACCATCAAGGCTTTTGTCTAA
- a CDS encoding DUF1987 domain-containing protein yields MTPIKLPRTDFTPQIEFSPADASLFVEGECHPENPNTFFGPILQLIGTYLQTAAPPRFLMRVRLTYINSASTKAMRQLFMVLSDASKRGCNVDIDWEFDPDDDAIQELGQDLLYGLGATTVMFNEVLIET; encoded by the coding sequence ATGACGCCGATCAAACTACCCCGTACCGACTTCACTCCGCAAATCGAATTCTCGCCGGCCGACGCCAGCCTGTTCGTCGAAGGCGAGTGCCACCCGGAAAATCCGAATACGTTCTTCGGTCCGATCCTGCAACTGATCGGCACGTATCTGCAGACCGCTGCGCCGCCGCGCTTCCTGATGCGCGTACGGCTCACGTACATCAACAGCGCATCGACGAAAGCGATGCGTCAGCTGTTCATGGTGCTCAGCGATGCATCGAAGCGCGGCTGCAACGTCGACATCGACTGGGAATTCGATCCGGACGACGACGCGATCCAGGAGCTCGGACAGGACTTGCTGTACGGGCTCGGCGCAACGACGGTGATGTTCAACGAAGTGTTGATCGAAACCTGA
- a CDS encoding 4-hydroxybenzoate 3-monooxygenase — protein MRRTQVGIIGAGPAGLLLSHLLHLRGIESVVLEARGRTQIESTIRAGVLEQGTADLLTEAGVGTRMKAEGAEHHGFELAFEGKRRRIDLTGLTGHSITVYAQHEVLKDLVAARIAANGALLFDVSDTSLHGIDTDAPSIRFNHAGEQHELHCDYVIGCDGSQGVSRASIPQTLRHDYERVFPFGWFGVLVDAPPSSHELIYARHERGFALISTRSQNVQRMYFQCDPHDKVEHWSDDRIWAELHARVDSSEGEHVVEGKIFQRNIVGMRSFVSTTMQHGRLFLAGDAAHIVPPTGAKGLNLAVADVRVLTRALDAFYHENRSDLLDAYSATALRRIWRAEHFSYSMTRMMHRLDDASPFEQQLQIAELEHVTTSRAAATALAENYVGAVAV, from the coding sequence ATGCGGCGCACACAGGTCGGCATTATCGGAGCGGGGCCCGCAGGGCTGCTGCTGTCCCATCTGCTTCATCTTCGCGGAATCGAATCGGTAGTGCTCGAAGCGCGCGGCCGCACGCAGATCGAATCGACGATCCGCGCGGGCGTGCTCGAACAGGGCACTGCGGATCTTTTGACCGAAGCCGGCGTCGGCACGCGGATGAAGGCCGAAGGCGCGGAACATCACGGCTTCGAACTCGCGTTCGAAGGCAAGCGTCGGCGTATCGATCTCACGGGTCTCACCGGTCATTCGATCACCGTCTACGCGCAGCATGAGGTGTTGAAGGATCTGGTCGCTGCGCGCATCGCGGCAAACGGCGCATTGTTGTTCGACGTGTCGGACACATCGCTGCACGGCATCGACACCGACGCACCGTCGATCCGTTTCAATCACGCAGGCGAACAGCACGAACTGCACTGCGATTACGTGATCGGCTGCGACGGATCGCAGGGCGTGTCGCGCGCTTCCATTCCGCAAACGCTAAGACACGACTACGAACGCGTGTTTCCATTCGGATGGTTTGGCGTGCTCGTCGACGCACCGCCTTCGTCGCACGAACTGATCTACGCACGCCACGAACGCGGCTTCGCACTGATCAGCACGCGCTCGCAGAACGTGCAACGGATGTACTTCCAGTGCGATCCGCACGACAAGGTCGAGCATTGGTCCGACGATCGCATCTGGGCCGAGCTGCATGCGCGCGTCGATTCGTCGGAAGGAGAGCACGTAGTGGAAGGGAAAATCTTCCAGAGGAACATCGTCGGCATGCGCAGCTTCGTGTCGACGACGATGCAGCACGGCCGCCTGTTTCTCGCGGGCGACGCCGCGCACATCGTTCCGCCGACGGGAGCGAAGGGATTGAATCTCGCGGTCGCCGACGTGCGCGTGCTGACGCGCGCGCTCGACGCGTTCTATCACGAGAACCGCAGCGATCTGCTCGACGCGTACAGCGCAACCGCGCTCAGGCGCATCTGGCGCGCGGAGCACTTCTCGTATTCGATGACGCGGATGATGCATCGCCTCGACGATGCATCGCCGTTCGAACAGCAGCTACAGATCGCCGAACTCGAACACGTGACCACGTCGCGTGCGGCAGCGACCGCGCTGGCGGAAAACTACGTCGGCGCGGTCGCGGTATAG
- a CDS encoding DUF2783 domain-containing protein — MPLNTEPNLAHPDDFYEALIDMHRDLDDAQSQTANAQLILLLANHIGDHETLLEAMRIARTGATDRKQ; from the coding sequence ATGCCGCTCAACACCGAACCGAATCTCGCCCACCCCGACGATTTCTACGAAGCGCTGATCGACATGCATCGCGATCTCGACGACGCGCAAAGTCAGACCGCGAACGCACAGCTGATCCTGCTGCTCGCGAACCACATCGGCGATCACGAAACGCTACTCGAAGCGATGCGAATCGCGCGTACGGGCGCGACGGACCGCAAGCAATAA